The proteins below come from a single Vanessa cardui chromosome 7, ilVanCard2.1, whole genome shotgun sequence genomic window:
- the LOC124531295 gene encoding uncharacterized protein LOC124531295: MEQGFIKANSSNLPRIDLLMLGGFFASNNDFCSAEFRNVKTSISSRPSYGDDAVSYVHLKRSGNMCTVRGKICPEHKVHARLYAVTVIVDEEEEAVISVQCNDCVASKGGCKHAIAFLMWIHRRSEQPSCTAVECYWIKSKLSRVGTSLKYMTAKDLSNGAPSLLSNSKVLDKFLDIGRKRNIDNCELLKYQPSYIYNNIKSLSMHQLMLKYKEQSYETFLKKIVLSNQTIAQIEEETREQHQNSLWFELRYGRITASKAFEFSRCKKNDGSLIALIMGGTIPDTPAMKHGRLLEGEVRKTVSIKLGKKIRKCGLMLSKEYPMIAGSPDGICEDAVIEIKCPTSVKSYKNYLNNGKPTDKCNAQIQMQMHLTGLQKGYFCVADSNFSVNKNVEIVSVKFDATYMSDFLKLLAGLWKEKIYPILYESTL; encoded by the exons ATGGAACAAGGATTTATCAAGGCAAATAGCTCTAATTTGCCGAGAATCGACTTGTTGATGCTGGGTGGATTTTTTGCATCAAACAACGACTTCTGCTCCGCTGAATTCCGAAATGTTAAAACTTCtat atcctCTCGACCATCGTATGGTGATGACGCTGTCAGTTATGTTCATCTTAAACGTAGTGGGAACATGTGCACAGTGAGGGGCAAAATTTGTCCAGAACATAAGGTACATGCAAGGTTATATGCTGTCACAGTAATAGTAGATGAAGAAGAGGAAGCTGTTATTTCCGTACAATGTAACGATTGTGTCGCTTCTAAAGGAGGCTGCAAACATGCTATTGCATTCCTCATGTGGATCCATCGGAGGAGTGAACAGCCATCCTGCACAGCTGTAGAGTGTTACTGGATTAAATCCAAACTGTCCAGGGTTGGAACTAGCCTGAAGTACATGACAGCAAAGGACTTGTCAAATGGTGCACCTAGCTTGCTATCAAATAGTAAAGTTCTTGATAAGTTTTTGGATATTGGccgaaaaagaaatattgataactgcgagttattaaaatatcaacctagttatatttataacaatatcaaaAGTTTATCCATGCACCAGCTTATGCTTAAATATAAGGAACAATCCTAtgagacatttttaaaaaagattgtGCTGTCTAATCAAACTATTGCTCAAATAGAGGAAGAGACCAGAGAACAGCACCAAAACAGCCTTTGGTTTGAATTGCGCTATGGTCGAATCACAGCATCAAAAGCATTTGAATTTAGTCGGTGTAAAAAGAATGATGGAAGTCTAATAGCGTTAATAATGGGAGGGACTATACCTGACACACCAGCCATGAAACATGGTAGATTATTAGAGGGTGAAGTGCGAAAAACTGTCAGCATTAAACTTGGCAAAAAGATTAGAAAATGTGGACTCATGCTGTCAAAAGAGTACCCAATGATAGCAGGATCACCAGATGGGATCTGTGAGGATGCTGTCATTGAGATCAAGTGCCCCACAAgtgtaaaatcatataaaaattatctaaataatggCAAACCAACTGACAAATGTAATGCACAGATACAGATGCAAATGCATTTGACAGGGCTACAAAAGGGTTACTTTTGTGTAGCTGATAGCAACTTCAGTGTGAATAAAAATGTGGAAATTGTAAGTGTGAAGTTTGATGCCACATATATGTCTGATTTTCTTAAACTTTTAGCGGGTCTgtggaaagaaaaaatatatccaatattGTACGAAAGTACattgtaa
- the LOC124530942 gene encoding uncharacterized protein LOC124530942, with protein MENYIQYLVMGSVSQMRMKSGCMPTRFECQLDRRKRTSNTIERPYVLKKQRRILIEESEKDFAEKSTPTKQLDPAIISSESSVLHTSEEHHEGPTTTYPKSVDKSVQVHITHKFRSKAVQTKIKLVSQLTSPLKPYSCSIATSPFKIESYSKPVISSSGVKHVIKNKISIEDHSDSDISYAPSVSQRETSPSIQSLIIKSTSDCSELTEETKKEERLNILKYTLLKIMKNPRSYLGLPKSCCYLLGLIEEQTRIPHNHLLLYINFITQVA; from the exons ATGgaaaattatattcagtatCTTGTAATGGGTTCAGTTTCGCAAATGCGCATGAAGTCCGGGTGTATGCCCACAAGATTTGAATGCCAATTGGACAGAAGAAAACGAACTTCCAATACCATAGAGCGACCCTATGTTCTTAAGAAACAAAGAAGGATACTAATTGAAGAAAGTGAAAAAGATTTTGCAGAGAAAAGTACACCTACAAAACAATTAGACCCTGCAATCATTTCATCAGAAAGTTCAG ttttacacACAAGTGAAGAACATCATGAAGGGCCTACTACTACCTATCCAAAATCAGTGGATAAATCTGTACAAGTACATATAACACATAAATTTAGAAGCAAAGCTGTCCAGACCAAAATTAAGCTAGTAAGCCAGTTAACATCACCCTTGAAACCCTATTCCTGCTCAATCGCTACATCtccatttaaaattgaaagcTATAGTAAACCAGTGATATCAAGCAGTGGTGTCAAACATGTTATCaagaataaaattagtatagaagaTCATTCTGACAGTGATATTTCATATGCACCATCTGTGAGTCAGCGAGAAACATCACCATCAATACAAtctcttataataaaatcaacatcaGACTGCAGTGAATTAACTGAGGAGacaaagaaagaagaaagattAAACATTCTCAAATATACATTACTTAAGATAATGAAAAACCCAAGGTCTTACTTAGGTCTTCCAAAAAGCTGTTGCTATTTATTAGGATTAATTGAAGAACAAACCAGAATCCCTCATAACCATTTActgcttt ACATAAATTTCATCACACAAGTTGCATAA